One region of Culex pipiens pallens isolate TS chromosome 2, TS_CPP_V2, whole genome shotgun sequence genomic DNA includes:
- the LOC120425811 gene encoding integumentary mucin C.1-like, with amino-acid sequence MNYIVSILALAFVATVSAAPKSTNRCADVPSGTVLPSIDCQFYVVCQRGQEMKVRCQPVGTFFDVNRQVCDKRPKVTCWDGNTSTESSESTEKTIVTDSSNESGESSGETKNTNRCKDIPSGTILSSRQCQFFVVCQRGLEVQVRCQPLGTFFDINRMVCDKRPSTSCSELSTTTTTTTTTTTTTTEATTTEAPVTTEELTTTTPVTETVTEEVTQEEIITEEPTTEEPVTTEPATTAAPPNFAEMCRGVLVDVLPHPTDSNQFVVCMFGRYQLQQCPEGQLFKTLVRACAV; translated from the coding sequence ATGAATTATATTGTGAGCATCCTCGCATTAGCCTTCGTGGCTACAGTCAGTGCCGCGCCGAAATCAACTAACCGATGTGCGGATGTCCCGAGCGGAACTGTCCTGCCATCCATCGATTGCCAGTTCTACGTCGTATGTCAACGGGGTCAGGAAATGAAGGTGCGTTGCCAACCAGTTGGAACGTTCTTCGACGTGAATCGCCAGGTTTGTGATAAACGTCCAAAGGTCACCTGCTGGGATGGCAACACCTCAACTGAGTCTTCCGAAAGTACGGAAAAGACCATCGTTACGGATTCATCGAATGAATCAGGAGAAAGCTCTGGTGAAACGAAAAACACTAACCGTTGCAAGGACATCCCAAGCGGAACCATCCTGTCATCCCGTCAATGTCAGTTCTTCGTCGTCTGCCAGAGAGGCCTGGAAGTTCAGGTGCGCTGCCAACCCCTTGGAACCTTCTTTGATATCAACCGAATGGTATGCGACAAACGTCCCAGTACTAGCTGCTCGGAACTCAGTACAACCACAACtacaacgacgacgaccaccacTACTACAACTGAAGCGACTACAACCGAGGCTCCGGTGACCACCGAGGAATTGACTACGACTACGCCAGTTACGGAAACTGTTACAGAGGAAGTCACCCAGGAAGAAATCATCACAGAGGAACCTACCACAGAAGAACCTGTCACGACTGAACCAGCCACAACTGCGGCCCCGCCAAACTTTGCCGAAATGTGCCGTGGTGTCCTAGTTGATGTTCTGCCCCACCCAACGGATTCCAATCAGTTTGTTGTGTGCATGTTCGGTCGTTACCAGTTGCAGCAGTGCCCTGAAggtcaacttttcaaaacattggtgcgcGCTTGTGCTGTTTGA
- the LOC120425791 gene encoding uncharacterized protein LOC120425791, with product MRYTLLLVVLAFLATANAMPRSSNRCMDKLSCWDGEETEITGFKKGSSSEESSSSSEENSSEENSSGKTTTTGATVTTEENDSTTGEPATTVAPPNYTAMCRGIVVDLLPNPVDCTQFVLCVMGRFEVNQCEDGHIFYPSVRVCGVGSPDECEI from the coding sequence ATGAGATACACTCTCCTTCTTGTTGTGCTGGCCTTTTTGGCTACGGCCAATGCCATGCCAAGATCATCGAATCGTTGTATGGACAAATTGAGCTGTTGGGATGGCGAGGAGACCGAAATCACCGGTTTCAAAAAGGGCAGTTCTTCCGAGGAGTCTTCAAGCTCATCAGAGGAAAACTCCTCAGAAGAAAATTCATCTGGGAAAACCACAACCACCGGCGCTACCGTCACTACGGAGGAGAACGATTCTACCACCGGTGAACCTGCCACGACTGTAGCCCCGCCAAATTATACCGCAATGTGCCGCGGTATCGTTGTCGACCTTCTGCCGAATCCAGTGGATTGTACGCAGTTTGTGCTCTGTGTCATGGGACGTTTTGAGGTGAACCAGTGCGAAGATGGTCACATTTTCTATCCCTCGGTGCGCGTTTGTGGAGTTGGCAGTCCTGACGAGTGTGAAATTTGA